The following proteins come from a genomic window of Nitrospira sp.:
- the mtnP gene encoding S-methyl-5'-thioadenosine phosphorylase, with translation MKTKKQDKRVTVGVIGGSGLYDIEGLTSARSVRVRTPFGAPSDAITVGSLEGIRVAFLSRHGRGHVLNPSEINYRANIFALKSLGVSHVISVSAVGSMKESIQPGDVAVPDQFIDLTKRRVSTFFDDGIVAHVAFGEPICAELRQALLTAGEHVGAHLHRGGTYLCMEGPQFSTKAESRLYRQWGVDVIGMTNMPEAKLAREAELCYATLALVTDYDCWHETEEAVTVEAVLGTLHRNVVLAKQILRAVMPAFTNPIECPCHRALDSAILTAPNRISSAARKKLSLLIDRALSLKKGVR, from the coding sequence ATGAAGACAAAAAAACAGGATAAGCGGGTGACCGTTGGGGTGATCGGAGGCAGTGGACTCTATGACATTGAAGGGCTCACTTCCGCTCGGTCAGTCCGAGTTCGTACGCCTTTTGGAGCGCCGTCCGATGCGATTACTGTGGGGTCACTTGAAGGGATTCGAGTTGCCTTTCTTTCACGGCATGGGCGCGGCCATGTGTTGAATCCGAGCGAGATCAACTACCGTGCGAACATTTTTGCGCTCAAGTCTCTGGGGGTATCCCATGTGATTTCGGTCAGCGCGGTCGGTAGCATGAAGGAATCGATTCAGCCGGGCGACGTCGCTGTCCCAGACCAGTTTATCGACCTGACCAAACGGCGTGTCTCGACATTCTTTGACGACGGAATCGTGGCGCACGTCGCCTTCGGTGAGCCGATCTGTGCCGAACTGAGACAGGCTCTTCTGACGGCTGGAGAACACGTCGGCGCCCATCTGCATCGCGGTGGGACCTATCTCTGCATGGAAGGTCCGCAGTTTTCAACGAAAGCCGAATCACGCCTCTATCGGCAATGGGGCGTCGATGTAATCGGGATGACCAATATGCCCGAAGCGAAATTGGCCCGTGAGGCAGAGCTCTGTTACGCGACCTTGGCGCTGGTGACCGATTATGATTGTTGGCATGAGACAGAAGAAGCGGTCACCGTGGAGGCGGTGTTGGGGACGCTTCATCGGAACGTCGTGTTGGCCAAACAGATCCTGCGCGCGGTGATGCCCGCATTCACCAACCCTATCGAGTGCCCTTGTCATCGGGCATTGGATAGTGCCATTCTGACGGCGCCGAATCGAATTTCTTCAGCTGCCAGGAAGAAACTCTCCCTGCTCATTGACCGTGCGCTGTCACTAAAGAAAGGAGTTCGTTAG
- a CDS encoding sugar kinase, with protein MGKLLVVGSVALDTVKTPFGEGTEILGGSATYFSTAASFFTSVALIAVVGEDFPQQHIAFLKSRGIDLTGLEQRPGATFRWKGEYTHQLNEAHTLDTQLNVFETFRPQIPEAYLSPDVLFLGNIHPELQLDVLHKVKRPGLVACDTMNFWINGQRDALWKVLEKVDVLIINDGEARALGQNSNLMKVAKLVLSRGPKHLIVKRGEYGVLMFNEQQIFGAPAFPLEDVRDPTGAGDTFAGGFLGYLAATGNRSPEAMRQAIIFGSVMASFTVESFSLDRLRILDYKEIQARFAEFKRLTHFEDVR; from the coding sequence ATGGGGAAGCTGTTAGTCGTGGGATCAGTTGCGCTTGATACGGTCAAAACGCCGTTCGGCGAAGGAACCGAGATTCTTGGGGGGTCAGCCACCTATTTTTCGACGGCGGCCAGTTTCTTCACGTCCGTCGCGCTCATTGCCGTCGTCGGAGAGGATTTCCCCCAACAGCATATTGCGTTTCTGAAAAGCCGTGGGATTGATCTCACGGGTCTTGAACAGCGCCCCGGGGCCACCTTTCGTTGGAAGGGGGAATACACGCATCAGCTGAACGAAGCGCATACCTTGGATACGCAACTCAACGTGTTCGAAACATTTCGTCCTCAGATTCCTGAAGCCTATCTCTCGCCGGACGTGCTGTTCCTGGGGAATATCCACCCGGAGCTTCAACTCGACGTGTTGCATAAAGTGAAACGTCCTGGGTTGGTAGCCTGCGACACCATGAATTTTTGGATCAACGGCCAGCGCGATGCGCTTTGGAAGGTATTGGAGAAGGTGGATGTGCTGATCATCAACGATGGTGAGGCGCGCGCATTGGGCCAGAATTCCAATCTGATGAAAGTGGCCAAGCTCGTGCTTTCCCGAGGGCCGAAGCATCTCATCGTCAAGCGGGGCGAGTATGGTGTGCTCATGTTCAACGAACAACAGATTTTCGGTGCGCCAGCCTTTCCGCTCGAAGACGTACGGGATCCGACCGGCGCCGGAGATACCTTTGCCGGTGGATTTTTGGGCTACTTGGCGGCGACAGGAAACCGGTCTCCGGAGGCCATGCGACAAGCCATTATCTTTGGGAGTGTGATGGCGTCATTTACCGTAGAATCCTTTAGTCTTGACCGATTACGAATCCTGGATTACAAAGAGATTCAGGCCCGGTTCGCCGAGTTTAAGCGGCTCACGCATTTTGAGGATGTTCGATGA
- a CDS encoding helix-turn-helix domain-containing protein, which yields MESVGEFFKQVRETKGLTVDEVASKTRIRTDFVKALEDGNFAKLPDQVFAKGFVRSYARSLGLDEEDAIHRFIQSAGSFYEKQDERERLKVRQIEEDRKRQSNRKAVTIAISIAVLTLIFLLSREQSSVFRRGTAEQGSATKRTTQSAKEIPSATAREPERPAEVPKPTEMHAGAPKTTVDTLPRQEPVASASAVSRSEPETVVMASPGSDGPLAGIALNATETVVDGQLALDLEATELSWVVVQIDNGSPQESLLRPGEKAHWKGQDQFILTLGNAGGVKAELNGKPQKPFGPSGKVARDIVLKR from the coding sequence ATGGAGTCGGTTGGAGAATTTTTCAAGCAAGTCCGAGAGACGAAAGGGTTGACGGTTGACGAGGTGGCCTCGAAAACCCGCATTCGCACGGATTTCGTCAAGGCGCTCGAGGACGGGAATTTCGCCAAGTTACCCGATCAAGTCTTCGCAAAGGGGTTTGTCCGTTCCTACGCCCGATCGCTGGGCTTGGATGAGGAAGATGCGATTCATCGCTTTATCCAATCTGCCGGATCTTTTTACGAAAAACAGGATGAGCGTGAGCGGCTCAAGGTGCGACAGATTGAAGAAGACCGGAAACGCCAGTCTAATCGGAAAGCCGTGACGATTGCGATCAGTATCGCCGTTCTGACGCTGATTTTTCTCCTCAGCCGAGAGCAATCATCGGTCTTTCGGCGTGGGACTGCTGAGCAAGGTTCGGCGACGAAACGCACGACCCAATCGGCGAAAGAAATTCCGTCCGCAACGGCCCGTGAGCCCGAACGTCCCGCCGAGGTTCCGAAACCGACCGAGATGCATGCCGGAGCCCCAAAGACAACAGTTGACACCCTGCCGAGACAGGAACCTGTCGCATCTGCTAGTGCAGTCTCACGATCAGAGCCGGAAACGGTTGTGATGGCCTCTCCCGGAAGCGATGGCCCGTTAGCTGGAATAGCATTGAACGCAACGGAGACTGTTGTGGACGGCCAGCTGGCATTAGACCTGGAAGCGACGGAGTTGAGCTGGGTCGTTGTGCAGATTGATAACGGGAGTCCTCAAGAGTCATTGCTCCGGCCTGGCGAAAAAGCTCATTGGAAGGGACAGGACCAATTCATCTTGACCCTTGGGAACGCCGGGGGAGTCAAGGCCGAACTCAACGGCAAACCTCAAAAGCCCTTCGGCCCAAGCGGCAAAGTCGCTCGGGACATCGTGCTAAAGCGGTAG
- a CDS encoding penicillin-binding protein activator LpoB has product MVIKKFGSLLVATASVVLALSGCGHETKVTRVDAGVVTDLSGRWNDTDSRMVAEAMVKDALQYPWLGGFEKSNQRQPVVVVGTVLNSSHEHISVQTFITDLERELTNSQKVTFVAGKGERDEVRTERKEQAMYAREDTQKAPGKEIGADFMMKGTIATILDEADGTKAVFYQVDLQMIDLENNAKVWYGQKKIKKVVEKKRTVF; this is encoded by the coding sequence ATGGTGATCAAGAAGTTTGGCTCTTTGCTTGTCGCCACGGCGAGTGTCGTTCTCGCATTGTCTGGATGTGGACACGAAACAAAGGTGACGCGTGTTGATGCCGGGGTCGTGACCGATTTGAGTGGACGCTGGAACGACACAGATTCTCGAATGGTCGCCGAAGCGATGGTCAAGGATGCGCTGCAATATCCGTGGCTAGGGGGGTTTGAAAAATCGAATCAACGGCAGCCCGTTGTTGTCGTGGGGACGGTCCTGAATAGCAGTCATGAACATATCAGCGTGCAAACCTTCATTACGGATTTGGAGCGAGAACTCACCAATTCCCAGAAAGTCACGTTCGTGGCTGGGAAAGGTGAACGCGACGAGGTTCGAACCGAGCGGAAAGAGCAAGCGATGTACGCTCGCGAGGACACGCAGAAAGCCCCTGGGAAAGAGATCGGTGCCGATTTCATGATGAAGGGCACGATTGCCACCATCCTTGACGAAGCCGATGGGACCAAAGCGGTTTTCTACCAGGTTGATCTTCAGATGATCGATCTGGAGAACAATGCGAAAGTCTGGTACGGGCAAAAGAAGATTAAGAAGGTGGTTGAAAAGAAGCGTACCGTCTTTTAG
- the ybgF gene encoding tol-pal system protein YbgF, with translation MCVRTLVSRSAAWGVLASTVVLAGCAKHADFMEMRNQLSTISRTQDQDHQRVDSAMRRLDAVERSKETDPAKLRFDDLVARFQKLESRLAKLEEVASQVSAKVDSPTEPRASRPVKQMQSVEPTGTVSGITPTSAFNLAYNDYLSGKYELAVAGFQRFIKDFPGTSLTPNAHYWLGESYYNVKDYGRAIHTFDSLVAEYPGNEKVPAALYKLGLATAETGDLPRSRKNLKRVLEEFPSSDESKLAKNKLAEIR, from the coding sequence ATGTGTGTCCGTACACTTGTATCCCGTTCTGCGGCATGGGGAGTATTGGCATCGACCGTCGTGCTTGCCGGCTGTGCCAAGCATGCCGATTTTATGGAAATGCGTAATCAGCTCTCGACTATCTCGCGAACGCAGGATCAGGATCATCAACGGGTGGATAGCGCGATGCGTCGATTGGATGCCGTCGAGAGGAGCAAGGAGACGGATCCAGCGAAGTTGCGATTCGATGATCTAGTAGCTCGCTTTCAAAAACTTGAAAGTCGATTGGCAAAACTGGAAGAGGTTGCCAGCCAGGTATCTGCCAAGGTGGATTCCCCGACTGAGCCGCGCGCTTCCAGGCCGGTCAAACAGATGCAATCTGTAGAGCCGACGGGGACGGTGTCTGGAATTACCCCGACATCCGCGTTCAATCTGGCCTATAATGATTATCTCAGTGGAAAGTACGAGCTTGCGGTCGCAGGGTTCCAACGGTTCATTAAGGATTTTCCCGGTACGTCTCTGACGCCGAATGCGCACTATTGGTTGGGAGAGTCGTATTACAACGTGAAAGACTATGGGCGGGCCATCCACACATTCGACTCTCTTGTGGCGGAATATCCAGGGAACGAAAAGGTGCCTGCGGCGCTGTATAAGCTTGGTTTAGCGACGGCTGAGACCGGTGATCTCCCTCGGTCAAGAAAGAATCTGAAGCGAGTGCTTGAAGAGTTCCCCTCATCGGACGAATCAAAGCTGGCCAAGAATAAGTTGGCCGAAATCCGATGA
- a CDS encoding tetratricopeptide repeat protein codes for MIRGNWIFGRQRAYRLLVCVGLLSLLGGCATDKDLMQKSQGHYQEGVASLPGDRQQAFVSFQKSVQLNPANKEARYALGHVYALQGKLSYAEEQFRAAIKADETYSEAQTYLGQVLANQDRWDEAIQFYRQALANPLYPTPDLARFHLGRALAHQGDLQGSMEALEDAVSASPPSVPPAMTHLELGRVYYKMGYMTRARDILKKVATLDKSGGELAVAAAELLTRVK; via the coding sequence ATGATCAGAGGCAATTGGATCTTCGGTCGGCAGCGAGCCTATCGCTTGCTGGTCTGTGTAGGCCTCCTCAGTCTCCTAGGTGGCTGCGCGACCGACAAAGACCTGATGCAAAAATCGCAAGGGCATTATCAAGAAGGTGTTGCGAGTCTCCCGGGAGATCGCCAACAGGCCTTCGTCTCGTTTCAGAAGTCCGTCCAGTTGAATCCGGCCAATAAGGAGGCGCGGTACGCGCTGGGACACGTGTATGCGCTGCAAGGCAAGTTGTCTTACGCAGAAGAGCAATTCCGGGCGGCGATCAAGGCCGATGAAACCTACTCCGAAGCGCAGACGTATCTAGGGCAAGTGTTGGCCAATCAGGATCGGTGGGACGAGGCGATTCAATTCTACCGGCAGGCGCTGGCCAATCCTCTCTATCCGACACCGGACCTCGCTCGGTTTCATCTCGGCCGTGCGCTGGCTCACCAGGGTGATCTTCAGGGTTCGATGGAGGCGTTGGAAGATGCCGTATCAGCGAGTCCTCCAAGTGTCCCACCTGCGATGACGCACCTTGAGCTCGGTCGGGTGTACTATAAAATGGGCTATATGACCAGAGCCCGTGACATTCTCAAGAAAGTAGCAACCTTAGATAAGAGTGGTGGAGAGCTGGCGGTGGCGGCAGCGGAGCTCTTGACGCGAGTGAAGTAG
- the miaA gene encoding tRNA (adenosine(37)-N6)-dimethylallyltransferase MiaA — MNMLSEGVRHHRPLVVLLGPTAVGKSRAALLVAKHFSTEILTADSRQVYRGMDIGTDKPTAEECRDVPHRLIDVVDPSETFNAGWYRRVAVIEIERLYSAGRLPFVVGGTGLYLRTLVRGLCPAPQADLQVRGDLKKLRDERGRDGLYAELMRIDPETAARLHPNDESKVMRAIEVYRLSGRPLSTMQAEHRFQEASFSALLIGLERRKETLYRRIEERIDWQLTHGMVEETRALLDRGYGRELGSMKGLGYRQIGAYLANEYDYAEMVRRFKRDTRHFAKRQMTWFRSEVGVAWLLIDDNEPYERTAERVIARIEQFMCTLGQQKPLAVVPPAS, encoded by the coding sequence GTGAACATGCTATCAGAAGGTGTGCGTCACCACCGTCCTTTGGTTGTGCTCCTCGGACCGACAGCCGTCGGAAAGAGTCGGGCTGCATTGTTGGTGGCCAAACATTTCAGTACCGAGATACTGACGGCAGACTCTCGTCAGGTGTATCGAGGGATGGATATCGGAACGGATAAACCGACTGCGGAGGAGTGTCGGGATGTGCCGCACCGACTGATTGATGTGGTCGACCCCAGCGAAACGTTCAACGCCGGTTGGTATCGGCGGGTTGCGGTAATAGAAATCGAACGTTTATACAGTGCGGGGCGGTTACCCTTCGTTGTGGGTGGAACGGGGTTATATCTCCGAACCTTGGTGCGGGGGTTATGTCCAGCGCCCCAGGCCGATCTTCAGGTACGGGGAGATCTCAAGAAATTGAGAGATGAACGGGGGCGAGACGGTCTCTATGCAGAGCTGATGCGCATTGACCCCGAAACAGCAGCACGATTACACCCAAACGATGAATCCAAAGTCATGCGGGCGATAGAAGTCTATCGGCTATCGGGCCGCCCCCTGTCGACCATGCAGGCCGAACACAGGTTTCAGGAGGCTTCGTTTTCCGCTCTTCTGATCGGCCTTGAGCGTAGAAAAGAGACCCTGTATCGAAGGATCGAGGAACGAATCGATTGGCAGTTGACGCATGGAATGGTAGAAGAGACTCGAGCATTGCTTGATCGGGGATATGGGCGCGAGCTCGGTTCGATGAAAGGTCTCGGCTATCGCCAGATCGGAGCCTATTTGGCGAATGAGTACGATTACGCCGAAATGGTGCGTCGGTTCAAGCGCGACACGAGACATTTTGCGAAACGGCAGATGACCTGGTTTCGAAGCGAAGTGGGAGTTGCGTGGCTATTGATCGACGACAATGAGCCCTATGAGCGGACGGCGGAACGAGTGATCGCACGTATCGAGCAATTTATGTGCACACTGGGACAACAGAAACCGCTTGCTGTAGTGCCGCCAGCCTCTTAG
- the pal gene encoding peptidoglycan-associated lipoprotein Pal, producing the protein MKKIPVSYLPLILGIIVLGMPACSKKAVRSGGDIQALQDETAKGGGSKDGAGSSFPDTSFSGRNESNNLRGLDRNPSEERLGGHAGNTGSPGGVGHANVMVAKADSGASARQLAEIRAEQVASVAAGLRDVFFAYDSFSVTDEGRHALAGDAEWARSNPTSQLKIEGHCDERGTSAYNLVLGEKRAKAVRNYLVELGVAPTYLSVVSYGKERPFCTEHTESCYSQNRRGHLAVKAEK; encoded by the coding sequence ATGAAAAAAATACCAGTCAGCTATCTGCCGTTGATTCTTGGTATTATCGTACTGGGAATGCCAGCCTGTTCGAAGAAGGCGGTTCGATCTGGGGGTGATATTCAGGCGTTACAAGACGAGACGGCCAAGGGAGGGGGAAGCAAAGACGGAGCCGGTTCCAGTTTTCCCGATACGTCGTTCTCTGGACGTAATGAGTCGAACAACTTACGAGGGTTGGATCGCAATCCTTCGGAAGAACGGTTGGGTGGACATGCCGGTAATACAGGGAGTCCAGGCGGTGTTGGCCATGCCAATGTGATGGTTGCCAAAGCAGATTCCGGCGCGTCGGCCCGCCAGTTGGCTGAAATTCGCGCGGAGCAGGTGGCTTCGGTCGCTGCCGGACTTCGGGATGTCTTTTTCGCGTACGACAGTTTTTCAGTCACCGATGAAGGACGTCATGCCCTAGCTGGTGATGCGGAATGGGCCAGATCGAATCCGACCTCACAGCTCAAAATCGAAGGCCATTGTGATGAGCGCGGCACCTCAGCATACAATTTGGTGCTGGGTGAGAAGCGCGCGAAGGCCGTTCGGAATTATCTCGTCGAGCTGGGAGTGGCCCCCACATATTTATCGGTCGTCTCCTACGGCAAAGAACGGCCGTTCTGCACAGAACATACAGAATCGTGTTACTCGCAGAACCGCCGAGGACATCTCGCTGTCAAGGCAGAAAAGTAG
- the ybgF gene encoding tol-pal system protein YbgF yields the protein MMFQLRTAHGVLLGIAVGGLILPGCVAQQSDLKKAEKDLQQQLSQTRARQSQELSTLREQELPQLRGELEKALHQARELQGKQEDFKHRSAQLEQQTKKLEQLAAKLEADSSTRYLWMQKSFETQDVKVSARLDELSKAMEALKKEVIDVVQRTNEGLTKRIDVKLEGHQKELAEHQNKIEQISQKFTQFNQALTGFREALTGLNDRVGDHEQVIKHLTSRIDSDSKATATHAEDVNRSMVSISRALEAVGKKVTARLDDQDGRIDVLAKTLEHVSNKPALLQQAHKPVHHSALGPNEPIMDGAEASKLSAGSETAGGSTIIVPPQEVPKFEPAQASADPPDRVRYERVLGFFRDGDLEGARQGFTGFLDEYPNSTLAPNARFWLGESHFGKKEFQRAIDAYDKVEIDYPGSEKVPAAILKKGYAYLALKDKRRASSAFKQVVTLYPKTVEAGKASDKLVQLKEVR from the coding sequence ATGATGTTTCAACTACGAACCGCGCATGGTGTGCTCCTCGGTATTGCCGTGGGCGGTCTCATTCTGCCTGGATGTGTCGCGCAGCAGTCTGACCTGAAAAAAGCGGAAAAAGATCTTCAGCAGCAGCTGTCTCAGACCAGAGCCAGGCAGAGCCAGGAACTTTCAACCTTACGCGAACAGGAACTGCCGCAGCTGCGAGGAGAACTGGAAAAGGCTCTGCACCAGGCACGAGAGCTCCAGGGCAAACAGGAGGATTTTAAGCATCGGTCAGCCCAGTTGGAGCAGCAGACCAAAAAACTGGAACAATTAGCGGCCAAGCTCGAAGCCGACAGCAGCACACGGTATCTGTGGATGCAGAAGAGCTTCGAGACGCAGGACGTGAAGGTGTCGGCTCGGCTTGATGAACTATCGAAGGCCATGGAGGCGTTGAAAAAAGAGGTCATTGATGTCGTTCAGCGCACGAACGAGGGGTTAACCAAACGTATCGATGTCAAGCTGGAAGGGCATCAAAAAGAGCTGGCCGAGCACCAGAATAAGATTGAACAGATCTCTCAAAAGTTCACGCAGTTCAATCAGGCGCTCACGGGGTTTCGAGAGGCGCTGACCGGACTCAATGATCGCGTGGGCGACCATGAGCAGGTTATCAAGCATCTGACGTCGAGAATCGATAGCGACTCAAAAGCGACCGCGACCCATGCGGAAGATGTTAATAGAAGCATGGTGTCCATCTCAAGGGCGCTTGAAGCTGTTGGGAAAAAGGTCACGGCTCGTCTGGATGATCAGGACGGACGAATCGATGTCTTGGCGAAAACTCTTGAGCACGTATCCAATAAGCCTGCTCTTCTTCAGCAGGCTCACAAGCCAGTGCACCATTCCGCGCTAGGCCCCAATGAGCCCATCATGGACGGAGCGGAAGCCTCAAAGTTGTCTGCTGGGTCAGAGACGGCGGGTGGTTCGACAATAATTGTTCCTCCCCAAGAAGTACCAAAATTTGAACCGGCTCAGGCCAGCGCCGATCCACCTGATCGGGTTCGTTATGAGCGGGTGTTAGGGTTCTTTCGGGATGGGGATTTGGAAGGCGCTCGGCAAGGATTCACTGGATTTCTTGATGAGTATCCAAACTCCACTCTTGCGCCGAATGCCCGCTTTTGGCTGGGAGAGTCGCATTTCGGCAAGAAAGAGTTTCAACGAGCGATTGATGCCTACGATAAAGTGGAGATCGACTATCCTGGTAGCGAAAAAGTCCCCGCTGCAATCTTGAAGAAAGGGTATGCGTATTTGGCTCTGAAGGATAAAAGGCGAGCGTCATCCGCCTTCAAGCAGGTTGTCACACTCTACCCGAAAACGGTTGAGGCGGGAAAGGCTTCGGACAAACTGGTGCAACTTAAGGAGGTGCGGTAG
- the mutL gene encoding DNA mismatch repair endonuclease MutL, protein MKSSPHRTNQSWPRISWPKSDDRRRDATSPPHHRLLILEEYRVVLKTDGSSRICILPEEVIGRIAAGEVVERPAAVVKELLENSVDAGSRSITIDVKDGGLSLIRVTDDGEGMSQEDAPLAFQRHATSKLRSDLDLWSIRTMGFRGEALPSIAAVAHVRLMTTTRFAEVGTELEVVGGVIGRIADAPPVRGTRIEIAELFHNQPARKKFLKSTITEFSHISRVVQQASLAWSSIHFRLSHNSAEILNYPSASSDDDRIAQVYRRTFLDHSLRIKASVPGVQLSGYIVDAVHAKPARIPQELFVNRRPVRNVAVSHAVGEGYGAFLAKGSHPRFVLFLDIDPDRLDVNVHPTKREVRFSDGEMIHQLVRRAVRQALSGGKTDERGKALFVESSVRRILGSIVTTLPVAESVDAASATLSPGQEAQLPLVSEAAEPYVRVPSAEVTVLGQINRTFLVAQVGGDLTVIDQHTAHERVLFERLYRAWTTRGIQAQPLLIPDPVELPPLQTAVLQRYQHDLERLGVDIEPFGSSTVLIRAIPVGLGKIDPTTFLQDLLDDLTQWDSVPGLEARVRSVLASLACHGAVRAGRSMKSEEIKVLIEDWRTEGEITTCPHGRRTSFRLSITDLERMFGRVGW, encoded by the coding sequence TTGAAGAGTTCCCCTCATCGGACGAATCAAAGCTGGCCAAGAATAAGTTGGCCGAAATCCGATGATCGTCGCCGTGACGCGACATCCCCGCCTCATCACCGCCTGCTCATTCTTGAGGAGTATCGTGTCGTGCTGAAAACCGACGGCAGTAGTCGGATCTGTATTCTTCCAGAAGAGGTTATCGGTCGCATTGCCGCAGGAGAGGTGGTCGAACGTCCGGCGGCGGTTGTCAAGGAGCTCCTCGAAAACAGCGTCGATGCGGGAAGTCGGTCCATCACGATCGATGTGAAGGACGGAGGACTCTCCTTGATTCGGGTGACTGATGACGGGGAGGGGATGAGTCAGGAAGACGCCCCGCTCGCGTTTCAGCGGCATGCCACGAGCAAGCTCCGATCCGACCTCGATCTCTGGTCCATTCGAACAATGGGGTTTCGAGGCGAAGCGCTGCCAAGCATTGCCGCAGTGGCCCATGTTCGGCTGATGACGACGACTCGTTTTGCCGAAGTGGGGACAGAGTTGGAAGTTGTTGGGGGAGTGATCGGGAGGATTGCCGATGCTCCTCCGGTCCGGGGAACACGCATCGAAATCGCAGAGCTGTTCCACAATCAGCCGGCCCGGAAGAAGTTCCTGAAGTCGACCATCACGGAGTTCTCGCATATTAGTCGGGTCGTCCAGCAGGCATCGCTTGCCTGGTCGTCCATTCATTTCCGCTTGTCGCACAATAGCGCGGAGATCCTCAACTACCCGTCCGCTTCGTCAGATGATGATCGAATCGCGCAGGTCTATCGGCGCACCTTTCTCGACCACAGTCTTCGGATCAAGGCTTCGGTCCCCGGGGTTCAACTCAGCGGGTACATCGTGGATGCGGTCCATGCAAAGCCTGCTCGCATCCCGCAAGAGTTATTTGTGAACCGTCGTCCTGTGCGCAACGTGGCGGTGTCTCATGCCGTTGGGGAAGGGTATGGGGCATTTCTTGCCAAGGGGAGTCACCCGCGATTCGTGTTGTTTCTGGACATTGACCCGGACCGCCTCGATGTCAATGTCCATCCCACTAAACGTGAAGTGAGATTTTCTGATGGCGAGATGATTCACCAACTCGTCCGGCGAGCGGTCCGCCAAGCCTTGAGCGGCGGAAAGACCGATGAGCGTGGGAAGGCCTTGTTCGTAGAGTCCTCCGTCCGACGGATCTTGGGTTCTATCGTGACAACTCTCCCTGTAGCCGAATCCGTTGACGCGGCATCGGCAACTCTGTCGCCTGGCCAGGAAGCCCAATTGCCGTTAGTGAGCGAAGCGGCGGAGCCCTACGTACGAGTGCCTTCAGCTGAGGTGACTGTACTGGGGCAAATCAATCGGACGTTCTTAGTCGCTCAAGTCGGCGGTGACCTGACGGTGATCGATCAACACACGGCTCATGAGCGGGTTCTGTTTGAGCGACTCTATCGCGCGTGGACGACCCGTGGTATTCAGGCCCAGCCTTTACTGATCCCTGATCCGGTCGAATTACCGCCACTGCAAACGGCGGTGCTTCAGCGTTACCAACATGACCTGGAACGGTTGGGAGTGGACATTGAACCTTTTGGTTCCTCAACTGTGTTGATCAGGGCAATTCCCGTCGGTCTCGGCAAGATCGATCCAACTACATTTCTGCAGGATCTTTTGGATGACCTCACGCAATGGGACAGTGTTCCCGGTCTGGAGGCACGCGTGCGATCAGTCTTGGCATCGTTGGCGTGCCACGGCGCGGTTCGGGCCGGGCGCTCGATGAAATCGGAAGAAATCAAGGTTCTGATTGAGGACTGGCGTACTGAAGGGGAGATCACGACCTGCCCGCACGGGCGGAGAACGTCCTTCCGACTTAGCATCACAGACCTCGAGAGAATGTTTGGACGAGTTGGTTGGTAA
- a CDS encoding c-type cytochrome: protein MGYLSKFLSIAAAVMFLSVSVVGAEEKEPLKPRVPPDQMADAKAVKNPVASTPESLAKGKAIYEGKGTCFNCHGKLGDGQGEAGKILSPSPRDFTNCKFHKKRKDGELFWVIKNGSPGTGMVSLIPAAITEEEAWSVINYERSFCKGE, encoded by the coding sequence ATGGGGTATCTGTCCAAGTTTTTAAGTATCGCAGCAGCAGTGATGTTTCTCTCGGTCTCAGTCGTTGGGGCTGAAGAAAAAGAGCCGTTGAAGCCTCGCGTTCCGCCGGATCAGATGGCCGATGCCAAAGCGGTGAAGAATCCGGTTGCGTCCACTCCCGAGAGTCTTGCCAAAGGCAAGGCGATTTACGAGGGGAAGGGCACATGCTTCAATTGTCATGGTAAGCTCGGGGACGGTCAAGGTGAAGCTGGGAAGATCCTGAGTCCAAGCCCGCGGGATTTCACCAACTGCAAGTTCCATAAGAAACGGAAAGATGGTGAACTCTTCTGGGTTATTAAGAACGGCAGCCCCGGAACGGGGATGGTGTCCTTGATCCCTGCTGCGATCACGGAAGAAGAAGCCTGGTCGGTCATCAACTATGAGCGGAGCTTCTGTAAGGGCGAGTAG